DNA sequence from the Merismopedia glauca CCAP 1448/3 genome:
TTTCTTTACCAAGCTAGTCTCCTACGACAACTGGTTCCGCGAGCAACAACGCATCATGAAAATGGGTGGAAAAATCCTCAAAGTCCAACTCGCTACCGGTAAACCAGGTGCCAACACAGGATTGCTCTAATTTCATTAAGTTGAGGCACTGTCACAGACAGTAAGCCAAAACTATTTGTCCAATTTCAATACAACTTAGTCTTGGCTATTTGGGGTGAAACATCAACATTTCACCCTATTGTTTTTCTTTAGGAGAATTAAACTCACCTGCGGGAATTTTTGAAAAGCCACTAATTAGACATTAGACCTCTTGCATAACCTTGCATAACTGTTAAGCGATCGCCAATTTACATTGAGAATGAAGCCCATAATTATAAATACCTGAAATCAAGCTTA
Encoded proteins:
- a CDS encoding phycobilisome linker polypeptide; amino-acid sequence: MRMFKITACVPSQSRIRTQRELQNTFFTKLVSYDNWFREQQRIMKMGGKILKVQLATGKPGANTGLL